A part of Sinorhizobium chiapasense genomic DNA contains:
- a CDS encoding phosphoribosylanthranilate isomerase → MKTDVKICGLKTAEAVERAVALGASHTGFIFFPKSPRNIEPDDAGRLAARIRGRAKIVAVTVDAGNDDLDEIVSALNPDILQLHGSESPERVLTVKAVYGLPVMKALSIREASDLDRIGPYVGIADRFLFDAKPPAGSDLPGGNGVSFDWRLLDALDAGVDYMLSGGLNANNIGEALALTGARAIDTSSGVESAPGVKDLELMEAFFDAVRRADDERHEQGARRERGA, encoded by the coding sequence ATGAAAACCGACGTGAAGATTTGCGGGCTGAAGACTGCGGAGGCTGTGGAGCGTGCCGTGGCGCTTGGCGCATCGCACACCGGCTTTATCTTCTTTCCGAAAAGCCCGCGCAATATCGAACCGGACGACGCCGGCCGTCTGGCGGCGCGTATCCGCGGGCGGGCGAAGATCGTTGCAGTCACGGTCGATGCCGGCAATGACGACCTCGATGAGATCGTTTCCGCCCTCAACCCGGATATCCTGCAGCTTCACGGTTCGGAGAGCCCGGAGCGCGTGCTGACGGTGAAGGCGGTCTACGGTCTGCCTGTCATGAAAGCCTTGTCGATCCGCGAAGCGTCCGACCTCGACCGGATCGGACCTTATGTCGGCATTGCCGATCGTTTCCTCTTCGACGCCAAGCCGCCGGCGGGTTCGGACTTGCCGGGCGGCAACGGCGTTTCGTTCGACTGGCGGCTGCTCGACGCGCTTGACGCCGGCGTCGATTACATGCTTTCCGGTGGATTGAATGCGAACAACATCGGCGAAGCCCTTGCGCTGACTGGCGCGCGGGCCATCGACACATCCTCCGGCGTCGAGAGCGCGCCGGGCGTCAAGGATTTGGAGCTCATGGAAGCATTTTTCGATGCCGTTCGTCGGGCGGACGACGAGCGCCACGAGCAGGGAGCGAGACGTGAACGAGGCGCCTAA